A genomic segment from Streptosporangium roseum DSM 43021 encodes:
- a CDS encoding aldo/keto reductase — protein sequence MEYVRLGSTGMKVSRICLGMMSYGDPAKWSEWVLDEAAAEPIVRRAADAGVTFFDTADVYSAGSSEEVTGNLLRGIFPDRDDYVLATKVFFPLGEGVNDRGLSRKHIHSAIDGSLRRLGTDHVDLYQIHRWDHETPIEETMEALHEVVRAGKARYLGASSMSAWQFAKAQHVAEVNGWTKFVTMQNHYNLLYREEEREMNPLCADQGVGLIPWSPLARGLLARAGSDAETTRADSDGRIGALYTDADNDRLILGRVAQVAREREVPPAQVALSWLLHQPGVTAPITGATKDRHVDDAVAAVDLELTDKELAFLAEPYRPRAVAH from the coding sequence ATGGAATACGTGCGTCTGGGATCCACCGGCATGAAGGTGTCGAGGATCTGTCTCGGCATGATGAGCTACGGCGACCCCGCCAAGTGGAGCGAGTGGGTTCTCGACGAGGCCGCGGCGGAGCCGATCGTGCGCCGGGCCGCCGACGCGGGGGTGACCTTCTTCGACACCGCCGACGTCTACTCCGCCGGCAGCAGCGAGGAGGTCACCGGCAACCTGCTCCGCGGGATCTTCCCCGACCGGGACGACTACGTGCTGGCCACCAAGGTGTTCTTCCCGCTGGGCGAGGGCGTCAACGACCGCGGCCTGTCGCGCAAGCACATCCACTCCGCGATCGACGGCTCGCTGCGCCGCCTCGGCACCGACCACGTGGACCTCTACCAGATCCACCGCTGGGACCACGAGACCCCGATCGAGGAGACCATGGAGGCCCTGCACGAGGTGGTCCGCGCGGGCAAGGCCCGCTACCTCGGCGCCTCCAGCATGAGCGCCTGGCAGTTCGCCAAGGCCCAGCACGTGGCCGAGGTCAACGGCTGGACGAAGTTCGTGACCATGCAGAACCACTACAACCTGCTCTACCGCGAGGAGGAGCGGGAGATGAACCCGCTCTGCGCCGACCAGGGTGTGGGGCTGATCCCGTGGAGCCCGCTGGCCCGGGGCCTGCTCGCCCGCGCCGGTTCCGACGCGGAGACCACCCGCGCCGACAGCGACGGGCGCATCGGCGCCCTCTACACCGACGCCGACAACGACCGCCTGATCCTCGGCCGGGTCGCCCAGGTGGCCAGGGAGCGCGAGGTCCCGCCGGCTCAGGTGGCGCTGTCCTGGCTGCTCCACCAGCCGGGCGTCACCGCCCCGATCACCGGCGCGACGAAGGACAGGCACGTCGACGACGCCGTCGCCGCGGTGGATCTGGAGCTGACGGACAAGGAGCTGGCCTTCCTCGCCGAGCCGTACCGCCCGCGCGCCGTCGCCCACTGA
- a CDS encoding SDR family NAD(P)-dependent oxidoreductase, producing MNGRLVGRRVLVVGAGTRPSLDPEPPVGNGRAIAVEAARQGATVVCADVDEDAAAETAGWIGREGGKAEVITVDLADGDACEALTGRAGAVDGIVLNAAIGSGLALAGTSAADWDRVFAVNLRGHFLVCKGALPLLGSGGSIVFIGSVAGLRPGSLIPAYDASKAGLVGLARHVALEGAGLGIRANLVAPGLIDTPLGRDAARLWEHRGQVMVPMGRQGTAWEVAKVTTFLLSDDASYVTGQVLAVDGGLTLL from the coding sequence GTGAACGGTCGCTTGGTAGGTAGACGTGTACTGGTCGTGGGAGCGGGCACCCGCCCCTCCCTCGACCCCGAACCGCCGGTCGGGAACGGGCGGGCGATCGCGGTCGAGGCCGCGCGGCAGGGCGCCACGGTGGTCTGCGCGGACGTGGACGAGGACGCGGCCGCCGAGACGGCCGGGTGGATCGGCCGCGAGGGCGGGAAGGCCGAGGTGATCACCGTGGACCTGGCCGACGGTGACGCCTGCGAGGCGCTGACCGGCCGGGCGGGCGCGGTGGACGGCATCGTGCTCAACGCCGCGATCGGCTCCGGGCTGGCCCTGGCGGGGACCAGCGCCGCCGACTGGGACCGGGTGTTCGCGGTCAACCTGCGCGGCCACTTCCTGGTCTGCAAGGGCGCGCTGCCCCTGCTCGGCTCCGGCGGCTCGATCGTGTTCATCGGTTCGGTGGCCGGGCTGCGCCCCGGCAGCCTGATCCCGGCCTACGACGCCTCCAAGGCGGGGCTGGTCGGCCTGGCCAGGCACGTCGCGCTGGAGGGCGCCGGCCTCGGGATCCGGGCGAACCTGGTGGCCCCCGGCCTGATCGACACCCCGCTCGGCCGGGACGCGGCCAGGCTCTGGGAGCACCGCGGCCAGGTGATGGTCCCGATGGGCCGCCAGGGAACCGCCTGGGAGGTGGCGAAGGTGACGACCTTCCTGCTCTCGGACGACGCGAGCTACGTCACCGGCCAGGTCCTCGCCGTGGACGGCGGTCTCACCCTGTTGTAG
- a CDS encoding reductase, translating into MKEVCVIGGSRYFGRRLVLRLRDAGVNVTLVNRGTQAPPPGVTHLVADRDDERALTVALGTRDFDVVVDQVCGTPRQAGVAARVFAGRTGRYVMTSTIEVYDHAPAGGVPAAVPGAPLAEEAVDPLRWPVDLDLPWHDREFSEARYGEGKRQAEAVFAREAAFPFAAVRSGHVMGGGSADFTGRLEHYVERVRAGRPVAVHRENHPSSFIRDLEIADFLYWAAGAGFTGAVNARSHGEFDVIELCERIAARLGVRPVYETDGGTGASPYAFGHYYGMDNGRAGRLGFAFSHTGDWLPGVVSEAL; encoded by the coding sequence ATGAAAGAGGTATGCGTCATCGGCGGCAGCCGCTACTTCGGCAGGCGCCTGGTGCTGCGGCTGCGCGACGCCGGAGTCAATGTCACGCTCGTCAACCGGGGCACGCAGGCGCCGCCGCCGGGAGTCACCCATCTCGTGGCCGACCGCGACGACGAGCGGGCGCTCACCGTGGCGCTGGGCACCCGTGACTTCGACGTGGTCGTCGACCAGGTGTGCGGCACGCCGCGCCAGGCCGGCGTCGCCGCGCGCGTCTTCGCCGGTCGCACCGGGCGGTATGTGATGACCTCGACCATCGAGGTCTACGACCACGCCCCGGCAGGAGGCGTTCCGGCGGCCGTACCGGGCGCCCCGCTGGCCGAGGAAGCCGTCGACCCGCTGCGGTGGCCGGTGGACCTGGATCTGCCCTGGCACGACCGGGAGTTCAGCGAGGCCCGGTACGGCGAGGGCAAGCGGCAGGCCGAGGCGGTCTTCGCCCGCGAGGCCGCGTTCCCGTTCGCCGCGGTCCGCTCCGGTCACGTCATGGGCGGCGGCTCCGCCGACTTCACCGGGCGGCTGGAGCACTACGTCGAGCGCGTCCGCGCCGGCCGCCCCGTCGCCGTCCACCGCGAGAACCACCCGTCGTCGTTCATCCGCGACCTGGAGATCGCCGATTTCCTGTACTGGGCGGCGGGCGCCGGCTTCACCGGTGCCGTCAACGCCCGCTCCCACGGCGAGTTCGACGTCATCGAGCTGTGCGAGCGGATCGCGGCGCGCCTCGGGGTACGGCCGGTCTACGAGACGGACGGGGGCACCGGGGCGTCGCCGTACGCCTTCGGCCACTACTACGGCATGGACAACGGCCGGGCGGGCCGGCTCGGCTTCGCCTTCTCGCACACCGGCGACTGGCTGCCCGGCGTCGTCTCCGAAGCACTGTGA
- a CDS encoding carboxymuconolactone decarboxylase family protein has protein sequence MNPRVEPLPPEQWDGFLARVVEGTGPYNVFTTLARHPALFQAWIGFGAALLYGTLPARDRELAVLRTAHNRGSAYEWVQHVRLAREAGLTEAEIEAVRGHGHGWGAGDRLVLEVADEMHRSGDIADETWEALCARYDEPGRIELVMLVAHYDMLAVVLTVLRVPLEEAGTALTGVGDPPVPPAGSS, from the coding sequence GTGAATCCCCGAGTCGAACCGTTGCCGCCCGAACAGTGGGACGGGTTCCTGGCCCGCGTGGTCGAGGGCACCGGCCCCTACAACGTCTTCACCACGCTGGCCCGCCATCCCGCGCTGTTCCAGGCGTGGATCGGGTTCGGCGCCGCGCTGCTGTACGGCACGCTGCCCGCCCGTGACCGGGAGCTGGCCGTCCTGCGCACCGCGCACAACCGCGGGAGCGCGTACGAGTGGGTCCAGCACGTACGGCTGGCCCGGGAGGCCGGGCTGACCGAGGCCGAGATCGAGGCCGTCCGCGGCCACGGGCACGGCTGGGGCGCCGGCGACCGGCTGGTGCTGGAGGTGGCCGACGAGATGCACCGCTCCGGAGACATCGCCGACGAGACGTGGGAGGCCCTGTGCGCCCGCTACGACGAGCCCGGCCGGATCGAGCTGGTCATGCTCGTCGCCCACTACGACATGCTCGCCGTGGTCCTCACCGTCCTGCGCGTCCCCCTGGAGGAAGCGGGCACGGCGCTCACGGGCGTCGGGGACCCTCCGGTCCCCCCGGCAGGATCATCGTGA
- a CDS encoding LysR family transcriptional regulator — translation MIDVQRLRILREVALHGSFSGAAAALLLTPSAVSQQVATLERTLGAPVVHRSTRGVVLTEPGRLLVEAAETISAELRHTQDRIDRLTTGRTTLTVVTFTSGGRYLLPAALARFTAGHPDVELTVLEREPEDSLPMVREGRADLALAYHFDEPLPIRPGDRSRLAWTPLMDDPMSVVMPAGHEFAGRASVDLAEVAAERWVMGCLKTGAFLHRYATLAGFELRVSASTTDYFFAQVLVAAGVGIALIPQVALQPSAELAVVPIRPPRPARYVGVAVAHRRLAEPHVAGLADALRLAVPGAPAARP, via the coding sequence ATGATCGACGTTCAGCGGCTGCGGATCCTGCGCGAGGTCGCCCTGCACGGCAGCTTCAGCGGAGCCGCCGCCGCGCTGCTGCTCACCCCGTCGGCCGTCTCCCAGCAGGTCGCCACCCTGGAGCGGACGCTCGGCGCGCCGGTGGTCCACCGCAGCACCCGCGGGGTGGTGCTCACCGAGCCGGGACGGCTGCTCGTCGAGGCGGCCGAGACGATCTCGGCCGAGCTGCGGCACACCCAGGATCGGATCGACCGGCTCACGACCGGGCGCACGACCCTGACGGTCGTGACGTTCACCAGCGGCGGCCGGTATCTGCTGCCCGCCGCGCTGGCCCGGTTCACGGCCGGCCACCCGGACGTCGAGCTGACCGTGCTGGAACGCGAACCGGAGGACAGCCTGCCGATGGTCCGCGAGGGGCGGGCCGACCTCGCGCTGGCCTACCACTTCGACGAGCCGCTGCCGATCCGGCCCGGCGACCGCTCCCGCCTGGCATGGACACCGCTGATGGACGACCCGATGTCCGTCGTGATGCCCGCCGGCCACGAGTTCGCCGGCCGCGCGTCGGTGGACCTGGCCGAGGTCGCCGCCGAGCGGTGGGTGATGGGCTGTCTCAAGACCGGCGCGTTCCTGCACCGCTACGCCACGCTCGCCGGTTTCGAGCTGCGCGTCTCGGCCAGCACCACCGACTACTTCTTCGCCCAGGTGCTGGTCGCCGCCGGGGTCGGCATCGCGCTGATCCCCCAGGTGGCGCTGCAGCCGTCCGCGGAGCTGGCCGTCGTGCCGATCAGGCCGCCCCGGCCCGCCCGGTACGTCGGCGTGGCCGTCGCGCACCGGCGCCTGGCGGAGCCGCACGTCGCCGGGCTCGCCGACGCGCTGCGCCTGGCCGTGCCCGGCGCCCCGGCCGCGCGGCCTTGA
- a CDS encoding aldo/keto reductase: MRIRHIGAVPVGAVGLGAMPLSIEGRPDEDRAVATIHAALDAGVTLIDTADSYHWHAGEAGHNEELVARALAARGDGAGAVLVATKGGRGRPGDGSWTVDGSPDHLKRACEASLGRLGVDAIGLYQLHKPDPAVPWADSVGALAELLDEGKIRMAGVSNADTGQIRQARDILGDRLVSVQNRFSPALRTGEPELRLCEELGIAFLPWSPLGGISRSSLDGGSRPGAPDPAYAAFHAVAREHGVSPQQVCLAWLIARSPAVIPIPGASRPETIRDSAAAAGLTLGADEIARLEAAGTS, encoded by the coding sequence ATGCGTATTCGCCACATCGGCGCCGTCCCCGTCGGCGCCGTCGGGTTGGGCGCCATGCCCCTGTCGATCGAGGGACGGCCGGACGAGGACCGCGCGGTCGCCACGATCCACGCCGCGCTCGACGCCGGCGTCACGCTGATCGACACCGCCGACTCCTACCACTGGCACGCGGGCGAGGCCGGCCACAACGAGGAGCTGGTGGCCCGCGCGCTCGCCGCCCGCGGCGACGGCGCCGGGGCGGTGCTCGTCGCGACCAAGGGCGGCCGGGGCCGGCCGGGCGACGGCTCGTGGACGGTCGACGGCTCGCCGGATCACCTCAAGCGGGCCTGCGAGGCGTCGCTCGGGCGGCTCGGCGTCGACGCGATCGGGCTGTACCAGCTCCACAAGCCGGACCCCGCCGTCCCCTGGGCCGACTCCGTCGGCGCGCTGGCCGAGCTGCTCGACGAGGGGAAGATCCGCATGGCCGGCGTCTCCAACGCCGACACCGGGCAGATCCGCCAGGCACGCGACATCCTCGGCGACCGGCTGGTATCGGTGCAGAACAGATTCTCCCCGGCCCTGCGCACCGGCGAGCCGGAGCTGCGCCTGTGCGAGGAGCTGGGCATCGCGTTCCTGCCCTGGAGCCCGCTCGGCGGCATCTCCCGGAGCTCGCTCGACGGCGGGTCCCGTCCCGGCGCGCCCGACCCGGCGTACGCGGCCTTCCACGCGGTCGCACGCGAGCACGGCGTGAGCCCGCAGCAGGTCTGCCTCGCCTGGCTGATCGCCCGGTCCCCGGCCGTCATCCCGATCCCCGGGGCCAGCCGCCCCGAGACGATCCGTGACTCCGCGGCCGCCGCCGGCCTGACGCTCGGCGCGGACGAGATCGCCCGGCTGGAGGCGGCCGGAACATCCTGA
- a CDS encoding molybdopterin-dependent oxidoreductase, whose amino-acid sequence MGIVSPGFSGRRRGGAPDLPPGQYLTEDFPVLSAGPTPHVPKESWNLTVTTETGAVHHWDWAGLTALPAERFTVDLHCVTKWSKLATAWEGVSLDTLLAGVETSAEYALAYSYGGYTTNLPLEDLLDGQAWIAVRYDGEDLTPEHGGPARLLVPHLYLWKSAKWVSAIRLLNEDHPGFWESVGYHNYGDPWREQRYWGD is encoded by the coding sequence ATCGGCATCGTCTCGCCGGGATTCTCCGGCCGCCGTCGCGGCGGCGCCCCGGACCTGCCGCCCGGGCAGTACCTCACCGAGGACTTCCCGGTGCTCTCGGCGGGCCCCACGCCGCACGTCCCCAAGGAGAGCTGGAACCTCACCGTCACGACCGAGACCGGCGCCGTCCACCACTGGGACTGGGCCGGGTTGACCGCCCTGCCCGCCGAGCGGTTCACGGTGGACCTGCACTGCGTCACCAAGTGGTCCAAGCTCGCCACCGCCTGGGAGGGGGTCTCGCTCGACACCCTGCTCGCCGGGGTGGAGACCTCGGCGGAGTACGCCCTGGCGTACTCCTACGGCGGCTACACCACCAACCTGCCCCTGGAGGACCTGCTCGACGGGCAGGCGTGGATCGCCGTCCGCTACGACGGCGAGGACCTCACCCCCGAGCACGGCGGGCCCGCCCGGCTGCTCGTGCCGCACCTGTACCTCTGGAAGAGCGCCAAGTGGGTGAGCGCCATCCGGCTCCTCAACGAGGACCACCCCGGCTTCTGGGAGAGCGTCGGCTACCACAACTACGGAGACCCGTGGCGCGAGCAACGGTACTGGGGCGACTGA
- a CDS encoding ROK family protein, giving the protein MRGAQGDLLRLVATGHAESRAELARLSGLAASSVSLRVEELIGTGLLVEEGSGTSRGGRRPRRLRVSPTAGLLAVADLGAHHARLGLLDLSGTPLVVEERPCDIALGPEETLEWMAASFDELLLAHGPPGVPLRGVGTGIPGPVDPASGRVVSPSRMPGWNNFPVAEHLGARYDLPVLVENDANLMAVGEARAWPGCDNLMVLKAGSGIGCGVIVDGRLHRGRGAAGDISHVRVRTDSSVVCSCGHPDCLEAYASGAALMSALTEQGIAVGRPADVVAAVNDGVPEATALVRNAGRLIGEVLTVLVNFLNPDAIVVGGSLSTAEPLISSIRAAVYERCLPLATRDLEIAVTRAGPDAALLGAGSLLLDAVLS; this is encoded by the coding sequence GTGCGGGGGGCCCAAGGCGATCTCCTGCGTCTCGTCGCCACCGGCCACGCCGAGTCGCGCGCCGAGCTGGCACGCCTGTCCGGCCTGGCGGCGTCGAGCGTCTCCCTGCGGGTCGAGGAGCTGATCGGCACCGGGCTGCTCGTGGAGGAGGGGTCGGGCACCTCCCGTGGCGGGCGGCGGCCCCGGCGGCTGCGCGTCAGCCCCACCGCCGGGCTGCTCGCGGTGGCCGACCTCGGAGCGCACCACGCCCGTCTCGGCCTGCTCGACCTCAGCGGCACCCCGCTGGTCGTCGAGGAGCGCCCCTGCGACATCGCGCTGGGCCCGGAGGAGACCCTGGAGTGGATGGCGGCCTCCTTCGACGAGCTGCTGCTGGCCCACGGCCCGCCCGGCGTCCCCCTGCGCGGGGTCGGCACCGGCATCCCCGGGCCCGTCGACCCCGCCAGCGGCCGCGTGGTCTCCCCCTCGCGCATGCCAGGCTGGAACAACTTCCCCGTCGCCGAGCACCTCGGCGCGCGCTACGACCTGCCGGTGCTCGTCGAGAACGACGCCAACCTCATGGCCGTCGGCGAGGCCCGCGCGTGGCCCGGCTGCGACAACCTCATGGTGCTGAAAGCCGGCAGCGGCATAGGGTGCGGCGTGATCGTCGACGGCCGCCTGCACCGGGGGAGGGGTGCGGCCGGCGACATCAGCCACGTCCGGGTCAGGACCGACTCCTCCGTCGTGTGCTCCTGCGGCCACCCCGACTGCCTGGAGGCCTACGCCAGCGGGGCGGCGCTGATGAGCGCCCTGACCGAGCAGGGCATCGCGGTGGGGCGGCCCGCCGACGTCGTCGCCGCCGTCAACGACGGCGTGCCCGAGGCCACCGCCCTGGTCAGGAACGCCGGACGCCTCATCGGCGAGGTGCTCACCGTCCTGGTGAACTTCCTCAACCCCGACGCCATCGTGGTCGGCGGCAGCCTGTCCACGGCCGAGCCGCTGATCTCGTCGATCCGCGCCGCCGTCTACGAACGGTGCCTGCCGCTGGCCACCCGCGACCTGGAGATCGCCGTCACCCGCGCGGGCCCCGACGCGGCGCTGCTCGGCGCCGGATCCCTGCTCCTGGACGCCGTCCTGAGCTGA
- a CDS encoding ferredoxin reductase, producing the protein MARATVLGRLTWRVATVAAVRDETPTARTIALDVPGWPGHLAGQHVDVRLTAPDGYSTQRSYSIASAPRGDHLELTVESLPDGEVSPYLTRVLSAGDPLELRGPIGGWFVWRPGAPEPVQLVAGGSGAVPLMAMIRSRAAGAAPFRLLYSARDPEAVLYRDELRGASQDGSGVDVTYAYTRRVPEGWPLPPGRVDAGLLAESAWVPELAPACYVCGPTGFVETVADLLVAAGHDPARIRTERFGPGGGRP; encoded by the coding sequence GTGGCGCGAGCAACGGTACTGGGGCGACTGACCTGGCGGGTCGCCACGGTCGCCGCCGTCCGTGACGAGACCCCGACCGCGCGCACGATCGCCCTGGACGTGCCCGGCTGGCCAGGCCACCTGGCGGGCCAGCACGTCGACGTACGGCTCACCGCGCCCGACGGCTACTCCACCCAGCGCTCCTACTCCATCGCCTCGGCGCCCCGGGGGGACCACCTGGAGCTGACCGTCGAGTCGCTGCCCGACGGCGAGGTGTCCCCCTACCTCACGCGGGTCCTCTCCGCGGGAGACCCGCTGGAGCTGCGCGGCCCGATCGGCGGCTGGTTCGTCTGGCGCCCCGGGGCGCCGGAGCCGGTCCAGCTGGTCGCGGGCGGCTCCGGCGCCGTCCCGCTCATGGCGATGATCCGCTCCCGCGCGGCGGGCGCGGCGCCGTTCCGGCTGCTGTACTCCGCGCGCGACCCCGAGGCGGTGCTCTACCGCGACGAGCTGCGCGGCGCGTCGCAGGACGGATCCGGCGTGGACGTCACCTACGCCTACACCCGCCGGGTGCCGGAGGGCTGGCCGCTCCCACCGGGCCGGGTCGACGCCGGCCTGCTGGCCGAGAGCGCCTGGGTGCCGGAGCTGGCTCCGGCCTGCTACGTCTGCGGCCCGACCGGCTTCGTCGAGACCGTCGCGGACCTGCTGGTCGCCGCCGGCCACGACCCGGCCCGCATCCGCACCGAACGTTTCGGACCCGGCGGGGGACGGCCGTGA
- a CDS encoding DUF6510 family protein, which produces MTDNRLDGNAAGGALREVFAVDLTSAAGQCSNCSRSLALAESYLYTRAPGLVGRCPGCDAVLFRLVRGPGRAWLDMRGLTCLQFALPDGT; this is translated from the coding sequence ATGACCGACAACCGCCTCGACGGCAACGCCGCCGGAGGAGCCCTGCGCGAGGTGTTCGCCGTCGACCTGACCTCGGCCGCCGGCCAGTGCTCGAACTGCTCGCGGAGCCTCGCCCTGGCCGAGTCGTACCTCTACACCCGCGCCCCGGGCCTGGTGGGCCGCTGCCCCGGCTGCGACGCCGTCCTGTTCCGGCTGGTCCGGGGCCCGGGGCGGGCATGGCTGGACATGCGCGGGCTGACGTGCCTGCAGTTCGCGCTGCCCGACGGCACCTGA
- a CDS encoding S9 family peptidase → MRPEDLALLHVPGSVTLHEDLILVDVARPDLEADAYRGGLWRLPQDGPPVQFTFGDHDSSPRISPDGAWVAFLRAQDGGRPQLHVMPTGGGEARPLTDLPLGAGAPVWAPDSRRIAFVARVPEAGRYGTEEDVSAAAEAPRRITGFRYRHDGVGFTLDRWPALFVVNALADIPQPVRLTEGPYEVASPSWTPDGEHVLVSADRDLDGESLHSDLYAVPAGGGAPIPVVRSAGSAGLPVALPGGDVLYLGTAFSGIHAVARNTGLFRAPLRIGGEPATGVRLTEEESVDIEPLPPIATEDGVLVAVRVRGAVELRLAPSDTPETPLEKLPLVLGERAGVKTFTSYGDQVVAVVSTPESPGEVVTPAGTLTDFNGSPAGRRPLQEITAVSADGYPVHGWLALPEGEGPHPVLLNVHGGPFHHHGWGFLDETQVYAAAGYAVVLPNPRGSSGYGQAHGQAAIGAFGTVDVDDVLALLDAALARPECDGERVGVMGGSYGGFMTSWLAAHHGERFKAAWSERAVNAWDSFTGSSDIGWFFAEAYCGPDIEVQRAMSPLYHADRIDLPFAVVHSEEDWRCPVEQAQRMFVALRRNGTPAEFLLFPGEGHELSRSGRPRHRLQRFEAVLEWWSRHLS, encoded by the coding sequence ATGCGTCCAGAAGATCTCGCCCTGCTGCATGTCCCCGGTAGCGTCACCCTTCACGAGGATCTCATCCTCGTCGACGTGGCCCGCCCCGATCTGGAGGCCGACGCCTACCGCGGGGGCCTGTGGCGGCTCCCCCAGGACGGCCCGCCCGTCCAGTTCACCTTCGGCGACCACGACAGCTCGCCCCGGATCTCCCCCGACGGGGCCTGGGTGGCCTTCCTGCGCGCGCAGGACGGCGGCAGGCCACAGCTCCACGTGATGCCCACCGGCGGCGGCGAGGCACGCCCTCTCACCGACCTGCCGCTCGGCGCGGGCGCCCCGGTCTGGGCCCCCGACTCCCGCCGGATCGCGTTCGTCGCACGGGTCCCCGAAGCCGGCCGCTACGGCACCGAGGAGGACGTGAGCGCCGCGGCCGAGGCGCCGCGCCGCATCACCGGGTTCCGCTACCGGCACGACGGCGTCGGCTTCACCCTTGACCGGTGGCCCGCCCTGTTCGTGGTCAACGCCCTGGCGGACATCCCGCAGCCGGTCCGGCTCACCGAGGGGCCCTACGAGGTCGCCTCCCCGAGCTGGACCCCCGACGGCGAGCACGTGCTGGTCTCGGCCGACCGCGACCTGGACGGCGAGAGCCTGCACTCCGACCTGTACGCGGTGCCGGCCGGCGGCGGCGCGCCGATCCCGGTGGTGCGCAGCGCCGGATCGGCCGGGCTGCCCGTCGCGCTCCCCGGCGGGGACGTGCTCTACCTCGGCACGGCCTTCTCCGGCATCCACGCGGTGGCCCGCAACACCGGCCTCTTCCGCGCCCCCCTGCGGATCGGCGGCGAGCCGGCGACCGGGGTACGGCTGACGGAGGAGGAGTCGGTGGACATCGAGCCGCTGCCCCCCATCGCGACCGAGGACGGCGTGCTGGTCGCGGTGCGGGTGCGCGGCGCGGTCGAGCTGCGGCTGGCCCCCTCCGACACCCCGGAGACGCCGCTGGAGAAGCTCCCCCTCGTGCTGGGCGAGCGGGCGGGCGTCAAGACGTTCACCTCCTACGGCGACCAGGTCGTGGCGGTGGTGTCCACCCCGGAGAGCCCCGGGGAGGTGGTCACCCCGGCCGGGACGCTCACGGACTTCAACGGGTCGCCGGCCGGACGGCGCCCGCTGCAGGAGATCACCGCCGTGTCCGCCGACGGCTACCCCGTCCACGGCTGGCTTGCCCTGCCGGAGGGCGAGGGCCCGCACCCGGTCCTGCTGAACGTGCACGGCGGCCCGTTCCACCACCACGGGTGGGGCTTCCTGGACGAGACCCAGGTCTACGCCGCCGCCGGATACGCGGTGGTCCTGCCCAACCCGCGCGGTTCCAGCGGGTACGGCCAGGCGCACGGCCAGGCGGCGATCGGCGCCTTCGGCACCGTGGACGTCGACGACGTGCTCGCCCTGCTGGACGCGGCGCTGGCCCGGCCCGAGTGCGACGGCGAGCGGGTGGGCGTGATGGGCGGCTCCTACGGCGGATTCATGACGAGCTGGCTGGCCGCCCACCACGGAGAGCGTTTCAAGGCGGCCTGGAGCGAGCGGGCGGTCAACGCCTGGGACTCCTTCACCGGCTCCTCCGACATCGGCTGGTTCTTCGCCGAGGCCTACTGCGGTCCCGACATCGAGGTCCAGCGCGCGATGAGCCCGCTGTACCACGCCGACCGGATCGACCTGCCGTTCGCCGTGGTCCACTCCGAGGAGGACTGGCGCTGCCCGGTCGAGCAGGCCCAGCGCATGTTCGTCGCCCTGCGCCGCAACGGCACCCCGGCCGAGTTCCTGCTCTTCCCCGGCGAGGGGCACGAGCTCAGCCGGAGCGGCCGCCCCAGGCACCGCCTCCAGCGCTTCGAGGCCGTCCTCGAATGGTGGTCGCGGCACCTGTCCTGA
- a CDS encoding MBL fold metallo-hydrolase — MSSSRHDHPLPPARVQEVSDGVYAYIQPDGSWWINNTGFLVGRRGVISVDACSTERRTRAYREAIRSVTGRPVTTLINTHHHGDHTFGNFVFPEATIVGHERTRETILAEGIPEYRTMAWTEVDWGDLVACPPFLTYTDGVTVHSDELRCEVRHVGGPAHTTNDSIVWIPERALLFAGDLVFNGGTPFVMMGSVQGSIAVLDGLRELNAETIVPGHGGVCGPEVIDHVQGYLRFVMATAELGRAAGLSPLEAARETDLGEYGGLLDPERIVGNLHRAYAELDGLPPGEPIDLVTAMLEMVEFNGGRPLTCLA; from the coding sequence ATGAGCTCATCCAGGCACGACCACCCCCTGCCTCCCGCCCGCGTCCAGGAGGTCTCCGACGGCGTCTACGCCTACATCCAGCCCGACGGGAGCTGGTGGATCAACAACACCGGCTTCCTGGTGGGGCGGCGTGGAGTGATCAGCGTGGACGCCTGCTCCACCGAGCGGCGCACCCGCGCCTACCGCGAGGCGATCAGGTCGGTCACCGGCCGCCCGGTCACGACGCTGATCAACACCCACCACCACGGCGACCACACCTTCGGCAACTTCGTCTTCCCCGAGGCGACGATCGTCGGGCACGAGCGGACCCGGGAGACGATCCTGGCCGAGGGGATCCCGGAGTACCGCACGATGGCGTGGACCGAGGTGGACTGGGGCGACCTGGTGGCCTGCCCGCCGTTCCTCACCTACACCGACGGGGTGACCGTCCACTCCGACGAGCTGCGCTGCGAGGTCCGGCACGTCGGCGGCCCGGCGCACACGACCAACGACTCGATCGTGTGGATCCCCGAGCGGGCGCTGCTGTTCGCCGGCGACCTGGTCTTCAACGGCGGCACGCCGTTCGTGATGATGGGCTCGGTGCAGGGTTCGATCGCGGTGCTCGACGGGCTCAGGGAGCTGAACGCCGAGACGATCGTGCCCGGCCACGGCGGGGTCTGCGGGCCGGAGGTCATCGACCACGTGCAGGGATACCTGCGGTTCGTGATGGCCACCGCCGAGCTCGGCCGGGCGGCCGGTCTGTCGCCGCTGGAGGCGGCGCGCGAGACCGACCTCGGCGAGTACGGCGGGCTGCTCGACCCCGAGCGCATCGTCGGCAACCTGCACCGGGCCTACGCCGAGCTGGACGGCCTGCCTCCGGGGGAGCCGATCGACCTCGTCACCGCGATGCTCGAGATGGTGGAGTTCAACGGAGGCAGGCCGCTGACCTGCCTGGCCTGA